The following are encoded together in the Campylobacter devanensis genome:
- a CDS encoding CgeB family protein produces MDSLFAEDGISVVNVLMCNYKNIFKQWKPDILFVESAWLGYDNLWKYKIASYPDYPKCNNKQLKKIINLIKKLGFLERNNNQLKKLVEYAKDLKIPTIFWNKEDGVHFDRFINSAKLFDYIFTVDENCIDRYKAIVGSSTPVNTLMFAIQPKFHYFTDFNITNNRANFVGSYSTHIHDNRRRWQDMMFKLTSQIFGLDVYDRNSERKSNIYRYPNIDNVNIFPSVSYKETADIYRDYLISLNVNTIENSPTMFSRRLIEILACGRIAITNDTPAIQKYFKDYCYSFKDEYELQDLLYKINKFGLDKHTQDKLKSAAEYIANNFTWKHRLEYIKEIVGII; encoded by the coding sequence ATGGACTCTCTATTTGCCGAAGATGGTATTAGTGTGGTTAATGTCTTAATGTGTAACTATAAAAATATATTTAAGCAGTGGAAGCCAGATATTTTATTTGTAGAATCTGCTTGGCTTGGGTATGATAATCTATGGAAATACAAAATAGCTTCATATCCGGATTACCCTAAATGCAATAATAAACAATTAAAAAAAATTATAAATTTAATTAAGAAATTAGGATTTTTGGAACGCAATAATAATCAATTAAAAAAGTTAGTAGAATATGCTAAGGACTTAAAAATTCCAACTATTTTTTGGAATAAAGAAGATGGCGTACATTTCGATAGATTTATCAATAGTGCTAAATTATTTGATTATATATTTACTGTTGATGAGAATTGTATTGATAGATACAAGGCTATTGTTGGCAGCTCAACTCCGGTTAATACGCTTATGTTTGCTATTCAGCCTAAATTTCATTATTTTACAGATTTTAATATTACAAATAATAGGGCTAATTTTGTAGGTAGTTATTCTACTCATATCCATGACAATAGAAGACGATGGCAAGACATGATGTTTAAATTAACATCACAAATATTTGGATTAGATGTTTATGATAGAAATTCTGAGAGAAAATCTAATATTTACAGGTATCCCAATATAGATAATGTTAATATTTTTCCATCGGTGAGCTATAAAGAAACTGCCGATATATATAGAGATTACTTGATATCTCTCAATGTCAATACTATTGAAAATTCGCCAACTATGTTTTCAAGACGGCTAATTGAGATATTAGCATGTGGGAGAATAGCCATCACTAATGATACTCCGGCTATTCAAAAATATTTTAAAGATTATTGTTATTCATTTAAAGATGAATATGAATTGCAAGATTTATTATACAAGATTAACAAATTTGGCCTTGATAAACATACTCAAGATAAATTAAAATCTGCTGCAGAATATATAGCTAATAATTTTACTTGGAAACATAGACTTGAATATATAAAAGAGATAGTAGGAATTATTTAG
- a CDS encoding DUF6270 domain-containing protein — translation MGKSKLLIFGSCVSRDALEYDKDNSFELVGHFARSSFASLISKPCVDLEVINSIESKFQKQMVLQDMDKSFYHYIKNNEFDILLVDLIEERFHLVLNEDGSMLTYSAEYKNAQKNNVKLLNRYHEKKFNLWFRGFSRLISILKALNKLDKIYINEVFWSNNLNLISQDYLEQSNAFLSKMYEKIREYIPKSQFITYDNNLFYCDENHKWGGGAIPLLR, via the coding sequence GTGGGTAAAAGCAAATTGCTTATATTTGGCTCTTGTGTGAGTCGTGATGCTTTGGAATATGATAAAGATAACTCATTTGAGTTAGTAGGGCACTTTGCTAGAAGCAGTTTTGCCTCTTTAATTTCAAAACCATGTGTGGATTTAGAAGTTATAAATTCTATAGAATCGAAATTTCAAAAACAGATGGTTTTACAAGATATGGATAAGAGCTTTTATCATTATATTAAAAATAATGAATTTGATATTTTGCTTGTGGATTTGATTGAAGAGAGATTTCATCTAGTTTTAAATGAAGATGGCTCTATGCTAACCTACTCTGCAGAGTATAAAAACGCACAAAAAAATAATGTTAAGCTACTTAATAGATACCATGAAAAGAAATTTAATTTATGGTTTAGGGGTTTTTCAAGACTGATAAGTATCTTAAAAGCCTTAAACAAACTAGACAAAATATATATAAATGAAGTTTTTTGGAGTAATAATTTAAATTTAATATCACAAGATTATCTCGAGCAATCAAATGCTTTTCTATCTAAAATGTATGAAAAGATAAGAGAATATATACCAAAAAGCCAATTTATAACCTACGATAATAATCTCTTTTATTGCGATGAAAATCATAAATGGGGGGGGGGCGCCATACCATTACTGCGATGA
- the wecB gene encoding non-hydrolyzing UDP-N-acetylglucosamine 2-epimerase — protein MKKILVVFGTRPEAIKMAPLVKKLSTIPEFQTKVCVTAQHRQMLDQVLELFDITPDYDLDIMKRDQNLVDITKNVLSGINDVLLDFAPDIVLVHGDTTTAAVTSLAAFYNKIKVAHIEAGLRTNNLYSPYPEEANRQIIGVLANYHFAPTRIAMENLIRENKPTSNILVTGNTVIDALLFILDKILHNEKIKDSILKSLKNEGFIYNQNRKLILVTGHRRENFGDGFINICNGLKQIALNNPDVDILYPVHLNPNVQTPVNNILSEIQNIHLVSPLKYESFVYMMHLSHFIITDSGGVQEEAPSLGKPVLVMRDTTERPSALIAGTIRLVGTDITKITQQAQILLDNESEYKTMSNAINPYGDGTASEKIAAYLQQNL, from the coding sequence ATGAAAAAAATATTGGTTGTATTTGGAACTCGCCCTGAAGCTATAAAGATGGCACCACTTGTTAAAAAGCTTAGCACTATTCCTGAGTTTCAAACAAAAGTATGTGTAACAGCCCAACATAGACAAATGCTTGATCAGGTTTTAGAATTATTCGATATAACTCCTGATTATGATCTTGACATAATGAAAAGGGATCAAAATTTAGTTGATATTACGAAAAATGTTTTATCTGGCATAAATGATGTTTTATTGGATTTTGCTCCAGATATTGTACTGGTTCATGGTGATACTACCACTGCAGCAGTTACTAGTTTGGCGGCATTTTATAATAAAATAAAAGTAGCCCATATTGAAGCTGGGCTTAGAACAAACAATCTCTACTCTCCATATCCAGAAGAGGCAAATAGGCAGATAATAGGAGTTTTAGCTAATTATCATTTTGCGCCTACAAGAATTGCTATGGAAAATTTAATTAGAGAAAATAAGCCTACTAGCAATATTTTGGTTACTGGGAATACTGTAATAGATGCTTTATTATTTATATTAGATAAAATTTTGCATAATGAAAAAATTAAAGATTCTATTTTAAAATCACTCAAAAATGAGGGCTTTATTTATAATCAAAATAGAAAACTTATTCTTGTAACAGGTCATAGAAGAGAAAATTTCGGTGATGGATTTATAAATATTTGCAATGGTTTAAAACAAATTGCTTTAAATAATCCTGATGTAGATATTTTATATCCGGTGCATCTAAATCCAAATGTTCAAACACCTGTAAATAACATATTAAGCGAAATTCAAAATATCCATTTAGTAAGTCCATTAAAATATGAAAGTTTTGTATATATGATGCATTTGTCGCACTTCATTATTACAGATAGCGGTGGCGTACAAGAAGAGGCTCCAAGTCTAGGTAAACCAGTATTAGTAATGAGAGATACCACGGAAAGGCCTAGTGCTTTGATAGCTGGCACCATAAGGCTAGTTGGCACAGATATTACAAAGATAACTCAACAAGCTCAAATATTGCTAGACAATGAAAGTGAATACAAAACAATGTCAAACGCTATAAATCCTTATGGTGATGGAACAGCATCTGAAAAAATAGCTGCCTATTTGCAGCAAAACTTATAA
- a CDS encoding glycosyltransferase family 4 protein — translation MRPYHSRTYANDISVKAVELLSKKPFFNDLEFCFVGDGDLFDETTEPLKKFNNVKIEKRFLTQEEIKSYHDNYGIFLTPTRMDSQGVSRDEAMSSGLVAITTNVAAIPEFVDNSCAIVVEPENPKALADAIEYLYHNPDAFLKLSKAGNNRVKTQSGFKQTILKELRLISG, via the coding sequence ATAAGACCATATCATTCGCGTACTTACGCGAATGATATCTCAGTAAAAGCTGTTGAATTACTATCTAAAAAGCCATTTTTTAATGATTTGGAGTTTTGTTTTGTGGGGGATGGGGATCTATTTGATGAGACTACAGAGCCTTTGAAAAAATTTAATAATGTAAAGATAGAAAAAAGATTTTTAACTCAAGAAGAGATAAAGTCATATCATGATAATTATGGAATATTTCTAACTCCTACAAGAATGGACTCTCAAGGTGTGAGTAGAGATGAGGCTATGAGTAGTGGATTAGTAGCTATCACAACTAATGTAGCTGCTATACCTGAGTTTGTAGATAATAGCTGTGCTATTGTAGTAGAACCAGAAAATCCTAAAGCCTTAGCAGATGCTATAGAGTATCTATATCATAATCCAGACGCCTTCTTAAAACTATCAAAAGCAGGGAACAATAGAGTTAAAACTCAAAGCGGATTTAAACAAACTATATTAAAAGAATTGAGGTTAATAAGTGGGTAA
- the wecC gene encoding UDP-N-acetyl-D-mannosamine dehydrogenase: MEKVKNICVIGLGYIGLPTAALLANNGYVVHGVDINQNAVNTINEGKIHIVEPQLDKFVYDAVKSGKLKADTKPCEADVFIIAVPTPFHHNNDDIPTPNLDYVTAATQSILPYIKDGNIIILESTSPVGTTDMIANILKDNKINIDKVFIAHCPERVLPGHIMKELVYNDRIVGGITKEATEKTALFYKSFVKGEVLQTDAKTAEMSKLVENSFRDVNIAFANELSLICDKLNIDVWELIKLANKHPRVNILTPGCGVGGHCIAVDPWFICSSVPEYSKLIKTARLVNDSKPKYVISKIKEKIKDIKNPKIACLGLAFKPNIDDLRESPAVLITEELSQIPNSQIYAVEPNIKSLPKQLNKDNIHLTSLDIALKDCDVIVALVKHNEFIGLKSNKIVDFVNL; encoded by the coding sequence ATGGAAAAAGTAAAAAATATTTGCGTAATAGGCTTAGGCTATATAGGACTACCTACTGCTGCACTTTTAGCAAATAATGGTTATGTAGTTCATGGTGTTGATATCAATCAAAACGCAGTTAATACTATAAATGAAGGTAAAATACATATAGTAGAGCCCCAGTTGGATAAATTTGTATATGATGCTGTAAAATCTGGCAAATTAAAAGCTGATACCAAGCCTTGTGAGGCAGATGTATTTATAATAGCAGTTCCAACTCCATTTCATCACAATAATGATGATATTCCTACTCCAAATTTAGACTATGTAACAGCCGCCACACAATCCATACTTCCTTATATAAAAGATGGAAACATAATAATATTAGAATCAACATCACCTGTTGGGACAACAGATATGATAGCTAATATATTAAAAGATAATAAAATCAATATAGATAAAGTTTTTATAGCTCATTGTCCAGAGAGAGTTTTGCCAGGACATATAATGAAAGAGCTAGTTTATAACGATAGAATAGTAGGCGGTATAACCAAAGAAGCTACAGAAAAAACAGCTCTATTTTATAAGAGCTTTGTCAAGGGTGAAGTATTACAAACAGATGCTAAAACAGCAGAGATGAGCAAGTTAGTTGAAAACAGTTTTAGAGATGTAAATATAGCTTTTGCTAATGAGTTATCACTAATTTGCGATAAGCTTAATATTGATGTATGGGAGCTTATAAAACTTGCTAATAAACACCCTAGAGTAAATATTTTGACACCTGGATGTGGAGTAGGAGGCCATTGTATAGCAGTAGATCCTTGGTTTATATGTAGCAGTGTGCCTGAATACTCTAAACTTATAAAGACGGCTAGATTGGTAAATGATTCTAAACCTAAATATGTAATATCTAAAATAAAAGAAAAAATAAAAGATATAAAAAATCCAAAAATAGCCTGCCTTGGTCTTGCATTTAAACCAAATATTGATGATTTAAGAGAGAGCCCAGCTGTTTTGATAACAGAGGAGTTATCACAAATTCCAAATTCTCAAATTTACGCAGTTGAGCCAAATATAAAATCTCTACCAAAACAATTAAACAAAGATAACATTCATCTAACTTCATTAGATATAGCATTAAAAGATTGTGATGTTATAGTAGCCCTTGTAAAACATAATGAATTTATAGGACTTAAATCAAACAAAATTGTAGATTTTGTGAATTTGTAA
- a CDS encoding FkbM family methyltransferase: MNIDNRDVVNIDMGGGIQYMMYLPNKDTDYIQKKIYEELKPYELIMLKDIISRCKSNDIILDIGSNIGNHTLFFVANNLFVYSFEANSILFDIMINSIKLNKFENIIKCYNIAVSDSVSKAKFVTFDEANLGGQSLEISNDGDIPTIPLDNVDFHGKVAVIKIDVEGMECNVLNGAKNLIAKDRPLLYVEVINMDSFKNISYILNDLNYVYWDTFNATPTHLFLPKETICEKDILTNSLNHQIFESYRIKQSLNYSKRHQNDINKVIDLSTKSIKLLEDKIETLEKEKEYFLSIQDEKNQELLKIKYEKSKLEDKIETLENDFDKMKTNFIGMKSRYQKELQDKNSVLTKNKTLNNSIEKLKTNFEGMEARNKKLLETISKKDDEIYRIKNMLSFRLGHALIQSTKSFQGFIKLPFNIYNEYRKYKSYIKSTSKNINYITQNKIDLKTKKNIDHIDDIKKIKIAAIMDEFTYNSFKYECDLLQLTLNNWKNEISNFNPDMVFIESAWKGKDDSWATKISNCSKELIELIQCCNDNKIKTIFWNKEDPVHFNTFLNVAKIVDYVFTTDIDCIGIYKYHLKHNNVYLLPFAAQPDIHNPIEKYKRKDAFNFAGSYYLRYPQRQIDFNTLINSVKDFKDIEIYDRNFDNPHPHYTFPSQFKPMILGKLSPTEIDKAYKGYKFGINMNTIKQSQTMFARRVFELLASNTIVVSNFSRGVRNFFGDLVISSDDKGQIVSRLKPICDDELYYQKFRLLGLRKVMQEHTYYDRLSFILSKVFNHNANNQTINTIILSIVNTNDEYNRILDMFNSQTYPNKTLFIISPNNIKNQQQNIHIFKNIKEALKAINDHNSFIGLFDPNDYYGKNYINDIILATKYSKFDAIGKFCHYEFNNQIKLNNEQYRYNYTSNLYTTSALFKVGNLSNDELENIITTNTIKFENMLSIDEFNYCKNGIKASTNDIQTYIQDILIADSGICFDENISIIVDKIPPRIQIYNDDNLFNIPSDRLYELLKHNSSSNLNINLSNNKLIIESNLSTKKHKYIYFDKAFTKEELNLVTNSTIYLISTFTLENLYTVFEFQDINGDKISHTITKANEKHTITIPNECEYVKFGLKLVGGGKAQIEKLILDNLVLNPYTLLPKSKTLILSKQYPSYDELYKYGFLHSRVRSYKDSNFLVDIFRINNQFNEPFREFQGIDVASGDSTLLENTLNMGYYDKVLVHMIDSNMWKVLEKFIDKIKVIVWIHGAEIQVWQRRAYEFERLNPNEIDRQKRLSANRVKLWHKIINKPNKNLHFVFVSEHFKDESLGDLGLNLQTDRYSIIHNYIDENIFLYKEKSANLRKKI, encoded by the coding sequence ATGAATATAGATAATAGAGATGTTGTGAATATTGATATGGGGGGGGGTATCCAATACATGATGTATTTACCAAATAAAGATACCGACTACATACAAAAAAAGATTTATGAAGAGCTTAAACCATATGAATTGATAATGCTTAAAGATATTATAAGTAGATGTAAATCTAATGATATAATACTAGATATTGGTTCAAATATTGGCAATCATACTCTATTTTTTGTTGCAAATAATCTTTTTGTTTATTCATTTGAAGCAAATTCTATATTATTTGACATAATGATAAATAGCATTAAACTTAACAAATTTGAAAATATTATAAAATGTTATAATATTGCAGTTTCGGACTCAGTTTCTAAGGCTAAATTTGTAACATTTGATGAAGCAAATCTCGGCGGTCAATCATTAGAAATTTCAAATGACGGCGATATACCTACTATTCCTTTAGATAATGTAGATTTCCATGGAAAAGTAGCAGTAATAAAAATAGATGTTGAGGGGATGGAGTGTAATGTTCTAAATGGCGCTAAAAACCTAATCGCCAAAGATAGACCATTGCTCTATGTCGAAGTAATCAATATGGATTCTTTTAAAAATATATCTTATATATTAAATGATTTAAATTATGTATATTGGGATACTTTTAATGCTACGCCTACTCATCTATTTTTACCTAAAGAAACTATTTGTGAAAAAGATATTTTAACTAATAGTTTAAATCATCAGATATTTGAGTCTTATAGAATCAAACAATCATTAAATTACAGTAAAAGACATCAAAATGATATTAATAAAGTGATAGATTTATCTACTAAAAGCATAAAATTATTAGAAGACAAAATCGAAACCCTAGAAAAAGAAAAAGAATATTTTTTAAGTATTCAAGATGAGAAAAATCAAGAATTATTAAAGATTAAGTATGAAAAATCTAAATTAGAAGACAAAATCGAAACTTTAGAAAATGACTTTGACAAAATGAAAACAAATTTCATTGGCATGAAGTCTAGATATCAAAAAGAATTACAAGATAAAAATAGCGTATTAACCAAAAATAAAACTCTCAATAATAGCATTGAAAAGTTAAAAACAAATTTCGAAGGCATGGAAGCTAGAAATAAAAAGCTATTAGAAACTATATCCAAAAAAGATGATGAAATTTATAGAATCAAAAATATGTTATCATTTAGGCTAGGGCATGCCCTTATCCAATCTACTAAATCATTTCAAGGCTTTATAAAGCTCCCATTTAATATCTATAATGAATATAGAAAATATAAATCATACATAAAATCTACAAGTAAAAATATAAATTACATTACACAAAATAAAATAGATCTTAAAACCAAAAAAAATATAGATCACATAGATGATATAAAAAAGATTAAAATAGCTGCCATTATGGATGAATTCACCTATAATTCATTCAAATATGAGTGCGATTTATTACAACTGACATTAAATAACTGGAAAAATGAGATATCGAATTTTAATCCAGATATGGTGTTTATAGAATCTGCTTGGAAAGGCAAAGATGATTCTTGGGCGACTAAAATAAGCAACTGCTCAAAAGAGCTTATAGAGCTTATCCAATGTTGTAATGATAATAAAATAAAAACCATCTTTTGGAATAAAGAAGACCCAGTACATTTTAATACATTTTTAAATGTAGCAAAAATAGTAGATTATGTTTTTACTACCGATATTGATTGTATTGGAATATACAAATACCATCTCAAACACAACAATGTCTATCTCTTGCCATTTGCTGCTCAACCAGATATTCATAATCCTATTGAAAAATATAAAAGAAAAGATGCTTTTAATTTTGCCGGTTCATATTATCTACGATATCCGCAACGACAGATAGATTTTAACACGCTAATAAACTCTGTTAAAGATTTTAAAGATATAGAAATTTATGATAGAAATTTTGACAATCCGCATCCGCACTATACATTTCCATCTCAATTTAAGCCTATGATTTTAGGTAAATTATCTCCAACCGAGATTGATAAAGCCTATAAAGGTTATAAATTTGGCATAAATATGAATACTATTAAACAATCTCAAACTATGTTTGCTAGACGAGTATTTGAGCTTTTGGCATCAAATACTATTGTTGTTAGTAATTTCTCTAGGGGTGTTAGAAATTTTTTTGGTGATTTAGTTATATCATCAGATGATAAGGGGCAGATAGTTAGCAGACTTAAGCCTATATGTGATGATGAGCTCTACTATCAAAAATTTAGATTGCTTGGCCTTAGAAAAGTAATGCAAGAACATACATATTATGATAGGCTTTCATTTATATTATCTAAAGTTTTTAATCACAACGCAAATAACCAAACTATAAATACAATTATATTATCCATTGTAAATACAAACGATGAATATAATAGAATTTTAGATATGTTTAATAGCCAAACCTACCCAAATAAAACGCTATTTATCATTAGTCCAAATAATATAAAAAATCAACAACAAAATATTCATATATTTAAAAATATAAAAGAGGCATTAAAAGCTATAAACGATCACAACTCATTTATTGGTCTATTTGACCCAAATGATTACTATGGGAAAAACTATATAAATGATATTATTCTTGCTACTAAATATAGCAAATTTGATGCTATTGGGAAATTCTGTCATTATGAATTTAACAATCAAATAAAATTAAATAACGAACAATATAGATATAACTATACTAGCAATCTATATACTACATCTGCGTTATTTAAAGTTGGTAATTTAAGCAATGATGAATTAGAAAATATCATCACAACTAACACCATAAAATTTGAAAATATGCTATCTATAGATGAGTTTAATTATTGCAAAAATGGAATTAAAGCATCTACTAACGATATACAAACCTATATCCAAGATATTCTAATAGCTGATAGTGGGATATGCTTTGATGAAAACATATCTATTATAGTTGATAAAATACCGCCTAGAATCCAAATCTATAATGATGATAATCTATTTAACATACCATCTGATAGATTATATGAATTATTAAAGCATAACTCATCTTCAAATCTAAATATTAATCTATCAAATAATAAATTAATAATAGAAAGCAACCTATCTACAAAAAAGCATAAATATATATACTTTGATAAAGCCTTTACCAAAGAAGAGCTAAATTTAGTTACAAATAGCACAATTTATCTTATCTCAACATTTACTTTAGAAAACTTATACACTGTATTTGAATTTCAAGATATAAATGGCGATAAGATATCTCACACTATTACTAAAGCTAATGAAAAACATACTATAACTATTCCTAACGAGTGTGAATATGTTAAATTTGGATTAAAACTAGTTGGAGGTGGAAAAGCTCAAATAGAAAAATTGATCTTAGATAACTTGGTTTTAAATCCATACACCTTACTACCAAAATCAAAAACCCTAATCCTATCAAAACAATACCCAAGCTATGATGAACTATATAAATATGGATTTTTACATAGCAGAGTAAGGTCTTATAAAGATTCGAATTTTTTAGTAGATATATTTAGAATAAACAATCAATTTAATGAACCATTTAGAGAGTTTCAAGGTATAGATGTAGCTAGTGGAGATTCTACTCTTTTAGAGAACACCTTAAATATGGGTTATTATGATAAGGTTTTAGTCCATATGATTGACTCTAATATGTGGAAAGTACTTGAAAAATTCATAGATAAAATAAAAGTTATAGTATGGATTCATGGTGCTGAGATACAAGTATGGCAAAGAAGAGCCTATGAGTTTGAAAGACTTAATCCTAATGAGATAGATAGACAAAAAAGACTGAGTGCTAATAGAGTAAAGTTGTGGCATAAAATAATCAATAAACCAAATAAAAATCTACATTTTGTGTTTGTTAGCGAGCATTTTAAAGATGAGAGCTTAGGGGATTTGGGTTTAAATTTACAAACAGATAGATACTCTATCATACACAATTATATAGATGAGAATATATTTTTGTATAAAGAAAAATCAGCTAATTTGCGTAAAAAAATTTAA